A region from the Methanofollis sp. W23 genome encodes:
- a CDS encoding YkgJ family cysteine cluster protein has product MNSSPYIDPAHCRTCGECCKYFEVWYSKDNDPLVLSEIQRFQMLDGIGDKITIHEEEGGYWLRFNFPCKHLRQNSDTGLYSCAIYDSPDRPLLCRHFPYDNSTERDCPHMIGGDA; this is encoded by the coding sequence CTCCTCTCCCTACATCGACCCGGCACACTGCCGCACCTGCGGCGAGTGCTGCAAATATTTCGAGGTCTGGTACTCGAAAGACAACGACCCCCTCGTCCTCTCCGAGATCCAGCGGTTCCAGATGTTGGACGGCATCGGCGACAAGATCACTATCCACGAAGAAGAGGGCGGCTATTGGCTGCGGTTCAACTTCCCGTGCAAGCACCTCCGCCAGAACAGCGACACGGGGCTCTACTCCTGCGCCATCTACGACAGCCCCGACCGGCCGCTCCTGTGCCGGCACTTCCCCTACGACAACTCTACGGAGAGGGATTGCCCGCACATGATCGGGGGTGACGCGTGA